The nucleotide window GACAGGGGAGTAGATGGCGACGGGGCGGGAGAAGCGCACGGAGTTGACGGGTGTGCTGGGCAGGGTAATATTATTTTTCAGAGGACTGATGGACGGCGTCCTTGGTAAGTCCCATTTATCTCCGCGATAAAACAGCGTTTTGGGCCCGAGTGAGCACTGAACAGTGACATCTACCTTTGGGTTGACCTGCACACCGAACTCTCTAGTGTTGGCCTTGCGGAGGCGCGGCGTCAGGTTCGGGCTCACCTGAGATAATATCGCTTTTAATTGCGCGCGCTTATAAAAGTCGAAATAATCAGGGGCGTCTGGCGCAACATAAAAATTGTTTCCCTTTTTGTTCCAGTTCTGGTGCTTAAATTTCCCGTTGCCGGGATAAAAGGGGAAATAGCCAGGATAGCCTCCACAGTTGTATGGTGCAATGAGAAACTCTTCCATTGTGGCGTGATCGTGAGAAGCGACACTGCcgaatatttattttcttcccGAGAACACGCCTTAATTGGCGAGACCTAATTATGATTGATCACGTGCTGGCGTGGCTCAGGGAGAGATTGCGAATGTGACGTTAATGATCGATCTctctgtattttttatatatttggttTACTAAAACTAAAGGTTTACTAAAGGGTTTACATTCTAGGTTCACTATACTGTTGTTCAAGATCTTCAATCTAGGTTGTCTTACCAGGATAAAGTGTGTTTTGTTATGATGACGAGGTAATTTCCTGTTTTGCTTTGTCTAGGtccatttaattttataattaaaagaaaGTATGATAAATCCATTATTGTCTGTATTATACAATGGGATATCTTGAAGCACTGTTAGTAATAATAGTCGTTTAGCAGACACTGTCTCAGTCAAAGCAACCTTTACATTTTAGGAACAGCCCAGTTGGCCCAAAAATGAGTTCATGTATTCATGAAGTTCATGATTTAACAACCTTTGGATTACCACCAACTCCACATACAAAGGAAtgactaaaaaaattataaaataattttggcgTTAACCTTTCACAATGTTTATGTCAGTGAATCACATTATTACCATTCACTGTGATATGGAATATACATTGTGCTTCACCACCCAACATTAATTCACACGAAACTGACAGAGGACTAACAAACAAGCCTAACAGGTAAGCACAGAACTCACACCATTGATTTTTACTCGTTTGGATGGCACAAGGTAGGATATGcgttgtaaaataatattttgtgataTTTAGGTGTTATAAAATAATATCTTGTAAAATGCAggtgttttaaataatgtttttgattaCATAGAGCAGCAGATAACTCCTATAAACGGATtgtagaaaacaatatttttaactaCTAGCAAagtaaacaattattttgttCACTGAATTACAGTATATACATTGGCAGCCCACGTGACTGTAATATTGACGTTTTGTCAGACAGACCAATAGCCCAGATAATGTGAAACTGGCCCCTTCAGAAGGCCAAATAGCTGGTTTAAAGCTAATAAAACACTCCCAGAGAACATATTATTGGCATTAACTTATTACAGTGGCAGTTTTTCCTTCTGCTCTCATTCAGGACATGCAGGTGCACACATTATCATTAGCCATCCAGATGGAGATGGTTTCCATAAATGCAGTCTGAGATATGACTCCCATAATTCAATTAAATGCATGTCTGTTTCCTAGAACATATTACATTCAGTTATTctgtaaaatgttgtatttattacttaaagctgcagtaggtaacttttgtaaaaatatttttttttacatatttgttaaacctgtcattatgtcctgacagtagaatatgagacagataatctgtgaaaaaatcaagctcctctggctcctcccagtggtcctattgccatttgcagaaaatccatcgctcccgttaagaaacaaccaatcagagctgcggtccataactttgtttgtgttcagaatgtagaaaaatgtatataataagcgagtacaccatgaatccattttccaaaccgtgttgttctttttattaaccgctagagcgtcaaaagttaccgactgcagctttaaggtgtagctgttaataataaaatttaaagcatttagcagacactttcatccgaagcgacttacactgcattcaagctaacaattttctcctaacatgtgttccctgggattcgaacccccaaccttacttttgctaacgcaatgctctaccacttgaacaTTGGACTGACCAGTTCAGTCATGGCAGTATGAAGCATTTTTAAAACActtatatgtatattttcaatacattttacaaGCCTGGACTGTTAACATTAATGTGATGTACTGTAGAtgtatttcattcataaattgaAAGTCATTGGATAACCAATTTGGATCGCTGGATAACTACTAAGCGATCAGCATTCCTGTAATATGTCCgggggcagtcatggcctaatggttagagagcccaAAGGTCacgggttcgagtctcaggtctggcATGGATCGTAGGTGGGGTTAGTGAATGTCCAGCggtctctccaccctcaataccatgactaaggtgagacccttgagcaaggcaccaaaccccaaagtgctccccgggcaccacagcattggctgcccactgctgtgggTGTGTGTTAACAGTGTCTGTGTGTCTTTCACTACTCAatgctgtgtttgtgcacttggatggataaaatgcagagcacaaatttaaattaaaccatACTTGACCACAAGTCACCTGCTTTCCTAATATGTGGTTCATTCATAGGTTTCAGTCTTAAAACATATTCAGTTGTCCTTTAGAGCCTTTTGTTGCCCTGTCATACACTAGCAGGAGGAAATGTGTTATAATGAAGGCTGGGATTGCGCAGCGCTTGGATACCTATTTACTCGTCAAGTGCCTGGGTAATAATTGATAGATTTCCTGAGAGGACAAAAAACGGGCCCAGATGGGGCCAGGTGGGTTATACCACAGTTGCAAACAGCTAGGAGTGAGGTAAGAGACACAACTCACTTGTTTAACATTTGGAAAGCTGTCCAGTTCTCTGACACCATGAAAGTGACGTGGATTGTTTTGGCGTTCATATTGTTCAGTCATCTACAGTGGACAGCAGCTGCTCCAGGCGCAGGGCTGCACACATGGGATAGATTTAGCAAACTTCCATATCCCAGTGACAAAGCCTTCCTCTATGACACTTTCCCTGACAAGTTCATGTGGGCTGTTGGCACCGCTGCCTATTCAGTTGAAGGAGCCTGGGAGAAAGATGGGAAGGGTAAGTCTATCTGGGATACTTTCACTCGTGGTGGGACCCGTGTATCCAGAGGCGATGTGGGCAGTGACAGTTATCACAACATCCCGGGAGACCTCCGAGCCCTGCAGCAACTTGGAGTCAGTCACTACCGTTTTTCTCTGTCCTGGCCGCGCATCTTCTCCAATGGCACCAAAGAAAGCTACAACGAAAAAGGTGTGGAGTATTATAAAAGTCTAATTCGAGGATTGAAGAAAATTAAAGTGCAGCccattgtgactttatatcattGGGACCTGCCAGACAGTTTGCAGACCTTATTTGGAGGCTGGAGCAATTCGGTTATGGTGGAACTATTCAGAGAATATgcagatttttgttttaaaacgtTTGGATCGGATGTGAAATTTTGGATTACCATTGATAATCCTTTTGCTGTGGCCTGGCATGGATATGGAACTGGGGTTGTGGCGCCTGGTATCAAAAATGACTCCGTTTTGCCTTTCAGAGTTGGACATAATCTTCTAAAGGTAATTAGAGCCttttatgtattaattatatatttaataaacacagATAATACAACCCACACACATAGACATAAAAATTTCCAATTATAAAGAATTGACTTTTTTTCTGACCTGTGTTGTCTTCTAGGCTCATGCAGCTGCCTGGCACATGTATGATGACCGTTATCGTTCCAGTCAGGGTGGGCAAGTGTCCATGGCTTTGGCCTCCCACTGGATCAAACCTAGCAGAACAGGAAAGCCTGCCAGTGTTCTCTGGACTTTGTGCTTGGCTGGTTCGCCCGACCattgtttgtggatggagactatCCACCCTGCATGAAACGCAATTTGATCCACAGACTGCCAACCTTCACGGAGGCCGAGAGCTTGTACGTTAATGGAACAGCAGACTTCTTTGCCCTGTCTCACGGACCTGCTCTTAGTTTTCAGCTGATCAATGAAAGTCTGCGCTTTGGCCAGACAGAAGCCCTGGGTCTGAGGATGTTGCTGTACTGGGTCGGTGCCGAGTACAACAATCCTCCCATCTTTGTGGTGGAGAGCGGGTGGTATGGAAGTGGCAACACGAAAACAAAGGATGCTAAGCATATGTACTATCTGAAGCGCTTTATTATGGAGACTCTAAAAGGTGCATTGATGAATTGAGGATGTTTGATGACATGACAAGGATAGAATTAAACATAATAGACTAAATATTAGCCAGTATATTGCCATTTTGAGATTATCTTATTTATATATCTTTTAATGGTTAAAGAAGCatttacagtgtatatttatttagtattaacAATTCACATTTCACAGTTAGTAATTGATTGTAAACAGTAATTTTCTTCTCTTTACAGCAATTCGCTTTGACAGAATAAATGTGATTGGTTACACAGCCTGGTCTCTGCTGGACGGGTATGAGTGGTACCGTGAATATGGAATACGACGAGGGCTATTCTTTGTGGATTTCAACACTGCTGATCTGAAAAGAGAGCCAAAGACCTCTGCCACTTTCTTTAGCAAACTCATAGAGAAGAATGGCTTCCCTCAGCTGCCTGAGAACCAGCCTGCGCAGGGCGTCTTTCCCTGTGACTTTGCCTGGGGAGTTGCAGCCAACTCAATACAGGTAATGAatttaaagggcacctattattcaaaatccacttttacatggtgtttggtCATAAATGTGTGTTGATGGTGTATGAACACCACCTCcttacaattattaaaatccaCCCACTCCTTATTTTATAATCCCCATTAAACCAAATCATTCTCACTGGGCATGCCATCTAACTGcacacatttcattaaaataaaaagaaatggctTAAGAGTGTACACTTCACCCCAGCAAATCAAACTTACTTGATTGTTCTTGTTTGTCCCGCTCAAAGGTCATTTTGTTAGAACTTAGATTCTGTTTAGATCTTCTGTTGTGTTTAACTTTAGTCTTTGATCTTTATTCAGGCTTCAAACATTGATATACAGCATTTGgatatattgaaaatgtatttttatttcgtttatttttaattctgcCTTCTGATCCTGATTTGAAGGTTGATACTATACCTAGCCAGTTTGCCGACCCTAGCGTTTACATCTGGAACGTTTCTGGTAACGGAGAGCTGAAAAAGGTCCCGGGTGTGCGGGTGCCCCCTATGCACAGGAAATACCACTGTGCCAATTACGGCAGCATCCTCCAGCAGGTGTCTGACGTGCACCGTATGCAAGTCACACACTTCCAATTCTCCATCAACTGGTCCTCCATTACTCCAACAGGCCGGGTGTCTGATGCTAACGAAACACTTCTGAAATACTACCATTGCTTTGTCAGTGAGCTACGAACGGTTAACGTGACCCCTGTTGTGACCCTTTGGCAACACACAGGGAAACTGTCCAGCCTGCCGGCACCCATGGAGGCTGGTGGGGGCTGGCAGAGCGAGGAGACAGTTCAGGCCTTTGCAGACTACGCCAGGTTGTGTTTCCAACGACTAGGAGCTCATGTGAAGCTGTGGATCACGCTGAATGAACCTAATGATGAAGACCTTGAATACACTGTGGGCCACCAGCTGCTCCGTGCGCATGCTTTAGCTTGGCACGTCTACGACACTGAATTCCGCAGAGCCCAAGGTGGTAAGGCATCGCTGGTCCTTCATATGGACTGGGTCGAACCTGCGTTTTCTTTCAACAGAGAGGACTCTGAGCCTGCAAACCGAGTTCTAGACTTTCGAGTCGGCTGGTTTGCAGATCCCATCTTTGGTAGTGGTGATTACCCAGGGGTGATGCGCACTTGGCTCCAACAGCGAAACAATACTGATCTCTTCAGCTACCACTTACCTACATTCAGCGATGAAGATCGGCTGTTGGTTAAAGGAACCTACGATTTCTTCGCCATCAGCCATTTTACTACCTCGATGGTGTATGATGGAGTGGAGGACACATATACCTTCAAAGACAAGCTGAAGGTACAGCTGATTTCTGACGTGACCTGGATCATGTCTTCAAGACCAAACTCTCCTGTGGTCCCCTGGGGTCTTCGCAAGGCACTGAACTGGGTTAACTTTCGATACAAAGGGGTTCCCATTTACGTGATGGCCAATGGTGTTCAAGAGGACACTGCTAGTTTTAAGGATAGCTTGCGTGTCTACTACTTTTACAACTACATTAATGAGGCCTTAAAAGGTAAGGACCCATACAATATACCGTGTTGGCTTCAATAAATACATACAGGTTGGCTTATACAGATCCcagtgttttgagaaaaaaaaaaagccttaaaaaACACCCCattttattcagaggcccaaaAGGAGCAAATATGCAGTTTGGTGCCTTTACGGATATTTATATGTCCAaaaaagtaagatgaaattctgacagtttgtaatgtaaatcagtgagatatttataacattattgcAGATGTTTaaagctctgtagtttttattgtgAGGGGCAAACATATAATGCGATTCAATACAATCATGACTGAAAAATACACCAAAAATGTTCCTTAAAAGCAAAGCCCTTTATATAATACTTTGATATTatttttacttgctaaaaaaatataaactctCACTCAGATGACAGAAGGAatgtagaagttttttttttcattcagtttagAGGCCTTTGTAATTTGTGTATCAAATCTGATACTGtaagttttaacatttattaattaggTTTTCCTAATAtggctatttttttgtttttattagctCCATTGAAAACCTTTcttgtaattttttataaaaataaaatgaggtgttagttattcacattatttaaaatagtaagaTTATTAAGATTGTATACTGATATTAAATGTAACTCATAGATGTAATTAAACTTATCGGAAGTGCTTAAATAttatatgttgtttatttataaaatacaaatctaTAAAAAATTTTATCATGTTTGTAGTGTGTCCTAGGCGTTGAATTTtacaacatcttttttttttagtttcacagTACATTAACCCACTTGGATAAGTTCTGATGACTCAAAGCAATGCTGATTCTATTTGGAGCCACAAAGCTCACATtgtacacacacatccacacacagcaGCTTAATTATTAAGCAGAAAACTGGGGAAACAGTTTGCTGATCTCAGGAAAACTAGCAAGCCGCtcagaaaaaatatttgtttaccaTTCCCAAAACACTGGCAAGGCCTTATTTACTTTGTCATCTGAATTCGCTTTATAGTTATGTCATGAGTTCTTTTCAGTTGTTTTCTAAGTTCTGATTGGTTCTTTTTAGCATATACACTGGATGCAGTCAATCTGAAGGGATATTTTGCATATGCATTCAGTGACCAGCGGGATCCAGGCTTTGGCATGTATGGTCATGTGCAGGAGGAGGTCATTTCAAAATCTTCACTGGCCCATTACAAAGACATTATCCGCAACAACGGGTTCCTTGCCCCAGGCACACCTCAACAACATTGTCCCCATGCTCCAGTGCTCCTCACCAAGCAGCCTGTTGTTGGCTTTCTCTCTCTGGTGAGCTCTTGCATGCTGATCACAGTGTGCCTTGTTATCTACTATGCAGTCAAAAGGCACAAAATAGCCaccagaaaatgaaagaaaatggatCCAGTGGACacttaaactttttattcatttgttttaccGGTTAGTTTAAATACTATGCTTTTAACACTTTCTTAAATTGTTGCAGATCTGGAAAATCTTAATGGCTACTACACAAGCCAGGAATGCGGGGATAATTATTTAACTGCAGTTTTACCATgtaaaaacactatttatttctaAGAAAATGAATATTGCATTATTTGACCAAGTTTGCACAACGGCTTGGTTTTTGCACACAAGTTGTAGAATAAAAGTTATTGGGGGAAAGTAATTAAATCTGTTCTTACGTTTTGAAGACCTTACTATGGTTAGCTTaagtaagtgatgttacagaggtactgtatatatatatatatatatatatatatatatatatatatacaatttaatgtattaaatgtttaatgttatacTTAATGTCAGTGTAAAGTAACTTTGATATCTTTAATTTTCCATTACCTATAATTTATATGTACTCTTATCATTTTCTTTATCTGCCCTTTTAAAGCTATATTTCCATATAAGGAttatattatgcttttttaatACTCATGTTTTGCGATTTTCATTCCATTCATGTTTTATGTGGTCATAAGAAATTCTGTACCTCTTTGATTAGATACGCAAATAGCAATAACAGCAGACcaagaacattttaaattgtttttattatgaaaaacaaaCAGTTCATGAATATATCTTATTCTTTTAGGCTACAGTGGCTCAGAACATAAAGTTGTCAAGTCCATCTTCCATAAACTTCTTGTAGATGGCCATGAATTTAGCCACAAAGGCCTCCAGGTGGTAGATTGCTTTGTTGCCAAGCTGCAGTCTGTGTTCATAGTATGCCGCCATCTGAGCCACCTCAGCCTTCAAATGTCCATCACAGTTACTTAACAACTCTGTCACCAGGCCCTGGAATACCATGCAAAGAAAAAGTGTCAATGCCGTGATTGTTCACCAGTCTTATTTAATTCTGCAATTGAACTATTTCACagtacacattatttatttatgctgatAAGTAACTATACCTTCATGATGACTTCAGGTGGGATGCAGTGAGTCAGAAGTTCATACAATCGTGCCCGAACCTCCAAAAGTCTGTACAAATATAATAGACGCTTTAGTTAACATgtatatcatttaaaaacataccAGGTTATTGAAACCAAATTCATTCAAATCTATTGTAAATGTAAAGGACAGCCGGGGATTTTAACTGTGTGCTTGTATTCATGTATGTTCTGACCTTTGAGGGCTCTGCTGGCTTACTACAGCATTAGCAGTCTCTCTGAGGTAAACCTCCCAGTCTGTCTCAGGGATGTCCTGGTCTGGGGAAAATGGATACCTGCAGGAAAGTCAATTTGGGAACAGATTACATAAATGTATGTGTGGCATTGACTTCAAGTGAGTAATGATCATTCAGAGGCTTCATTTGTGATTGAACAGCACTGGTCATTAATTTCATTCTCTACATTCTTTATTCTTGCTGACTTACTGCTGAACTCTGCAGGCCTCACACATCAGCAGGGCTTTACGGAGGTTACGGCCAGATTTCTCAGCGATCTGTTTGGCCAGTTCAGGAGGAAGCAACAGCCCCTCCTTCCTGCACACGCCTGACAGAACACTGGACACCTGAGAGGACAAAGGCTGGGTTGTTTTAACATGTCAAGCAAAACACATGTGAATTTAAAACTtagcatttaaatgtatatatattcaaGAAAGAATCCAAGActgataaaaatacagaaaaaacagtagtacggttttcaggattctttaatgaaatgtCGTAAGAATGGCattaattttaaactttatttctttctaaaattataaatgtatataatgtcattttttcaaatgcacccttgctgaataaatgtaaaaatatcttaaaaagaAAACGTCACCTCTTCCACACTTGGCAGGGGGACTCTCACAGCCAGACACCTGCTCCTGATGGGGGAAATCACTTTTGAGGTGGAGTTGCAGCACAGAATCAGTCGACAAGTGGACATGTACTTCTCCATCGTGCGGCGCAAGGCATGCTGGGCATCTTTAGTGAGACGATCCACCTCCGTCAGCAGTACGACTGTGAAGAGATTAGACATTTTATCATTGCCAGTTCTGTTATATTACTGCATAAGTGTACAGATAATTAATATAAAGCCATAGAATCCAGACACAGCTCTTAGCTATTCAATGTTCAGATTAATCATCTAACTCGACAAAAGCCGAACCTTTGAACTCCCTTTGAGCACTGGACTGAATCTGCTGAGACTGGGCGACAGTTTTGATCAGCTCTTGAATGACCACACGGTCACTGTTCCCAGCATCACTGAAGAAAACAGATCAGCCATGAGGTTCTGCTACTAAATTCTCCCAACATACACAGAGCCGAGTCGATCTTTGCATTACCTTGGATTGACCTCTATATGGTAGTTGCTGGCAATTGTGTTGATTTCAAGCTTCTTTTTTGATGGAGTCTACAACAGACAAACACTGATAGTTAATACTGTAGTATGAGGCTGTACAAT belongs to Carassius gibelio isolate Cgi1373 ecotype wild population from Czech Republic chromosome B10, carGib1.2-hapl.c, whole genome shotgun sequence and includes:
- the kl gene encoding LOW QUALITY PROTEIN: klotho (The sequence of the model RefSeq protein was modified relative to this genomic sequence to represent the inferred CDS: inserted 1 base in 1 codon) produces the protein MKVTWIVLAFILFSHLQWTAAAPGAGLHTWDRFSKLPYPSDKAFLYDTFPDKFMWAVGTAAYSVEGAWEKDGKGKSIWDTFTRGGTRVSRGDVGSDSYHNIPGDLRALQQLGVSHYRFSLSWPRIFSNGTKESYNEKGVEYYKSLIRGLKKIKVQPIVTLYHWDLPDSLQTLFGGWSNSVMVELFREYADFCFKTFGSDVKFWITIDNPFAVAWHGYGTGVVAPGIKNDSVLPFRVGHNLLKAHAAAWHMYDDRYRSSQGGQVSMALASHWIKPSRTXKACQCSLDFVLGWFARPLFVDGDYPPCMKRNLIHRLPTFTEAESLYVNGTADFFALSHGPALSFQLINESLRFGQTEALGLRMLLYWVGAEYNNPPIFVVESGWYGSGNTKTKDAKHMYYLKRFIMETLKAIRFDRINVIGYTAWSLLDGYEWYREYGIRRGLFFVDFNTADLKREPKTSATFFSKLIEKNGFPQLPENQPAQGVFPCDFAWGVAANSIQVDTIPSQFADPSVYIWNVSGNGELKKVPGVRVPPMHRKYHCANYGSILQQVSDVHRMQVTHFQFSINWSSITPTGRVSDANETLLKYYHCFVSELRTVNVTPVVTLWQHTGKLSSLPAPMEAGGGWQSEETVQAFADYARLCFQRLGAHVKLWITLNEPNDEDLEYTVGHQLLRAHALAWHVYDTEFRRAQGGKASLVLHMDWVEPAFSFNREDSEPANRVLDFRVGWFADPIFGSGDYPGVMRTWLQQRNNTDLFSYHLPTFSDEDRLLVKGTYDFFAISHFTTSMVYDGVEDTYTFKDKLKVQLISDVTWIMSSRPNSPVVPWGLRKALNWVNFRYKGVPIYVMANGVQEDTASFKDSLRVYYFYNYINEALKAYTLDAVNLKGYFAYAFSDQRDPGFGMYGHVQEEVISKSSLAHYKDIIRNNGFLAPGTPQQHCPHAPVLLTKQPVVGFLSLVSSCMLITVCLVIYYAVKRHKIATRK
- the rfc3 gene encoding replication factor C subunit 3 — protein: MSLWVDKYRPSSLAKLDYHKEQANQLKNLVQCGDFPHLLVYGPSGAGKKTRIMCLLRELYGPGVEKLRIEHQSITTPSKKKLEINTIASNYHIEVNPSDAGNSDRVVIQELIKTVAQSQQIQSSAQREFKVVLLTEVDRLTKDAQHALRRTMEKYMSTCRLILCCNSTSKVISPIRSRCLAVRVPLPSVEEVSSVLSGVCRKEGLLLPPELAKQIAEKSGRNLRKALLMCEACRVQQYPFSPDQDIPETDWEVYLRETANAVVSQQSPQRLLEVRARLYELLTHCIPPEVIMKGLVTELLSNCDGHLKAEVAQMAAYYEHRLQLGNKAIYHLEAFVAKFMAIYKKFMEDGLDNFMF